From Parasphaerochaeta coccoides DSM 17374, a single genomic window includes:
- a CDS encoding ParA family protein, translating into MGKTVAFHLQKGGVGKTTISGALACESAHQGFSTLLIDVDPQGNASSWFLKNTPEFELSDVIQGKCFPSDAIVSIPSVKNLYILPTFGIGGTLKNYSETKLAEEPYVLQDLVKEISKDFKHIIMDLSPGLGRLERSALIACDEVVTPMTPEVFSLDGLEIFIDELAKIKKNLRSSVEHSCVVINSYDERIKQHREIFSAADNGNFKVFRIPVDPVFRKSQEAGRAPQDYKDRGRGLKEKTIVALKELDAVIWR; encoded by the coding sequence ATGGGAAAAACAGTAGCTTTCCATCTGCAAAAAGGTGGTGTAGGAAAGACAACAATCTCTGGAGCTTTGGCGTGTGAATCTGCTCACCAAGGTTTTTCTACGCTTTTGATTGATGTTGATCCTCAAGGAAATGCTTCCTCATGGTTTCTTAAGAACACGCCGGAATTTGAATTATCCGACGTCATCCAGGGGAAATGCTTCCCCAGTGATGCCATAGTATCCATACCCTCAGTCAAGAACCTGTACATCCTGCCGACATTTGGAATAGGCGGAACGCTGAAGAACTATTCTGAAACAAAATTAGCAGAAGAACCTTATGTCTTGCAGGACTTGGTAAAAGAAATCAGTAAAGACTTCAAGCATATCATCATGGATCTTTCGCCAGGATTGGGACGACTTGAACGTTCTGCGCTTATTGCATGTGATGAAGTCGTTACGCCGATGACTCCTGAGGTTTTCAGTCTCGATGGACTGGAAATCTTCATTGATGAACTTGCAAAGATAAAAAAGAACCTGAGATCTTCCGTTGAACATTCGTGCGTCGTGATCAATTCATATGACGAGAGAATCAAACAGCATCGGGAAATCTTTTCTGCCGCGGATAATGGGAATTTCAAGGTTTTCCGTATTCCTGTTGATCCAGTTTTCAGAAAATCCCAGGAAGCAGGCCGCGCGCCACAGGATTATAAAGATAGGGGACGAGGGTTAAAAGAAAAAACAATTGTCGCGCTTAAGGAACTGGATGCGGTGATATGGAGATAG
- a CDS encoding GH1 family beta-glucosidase, which produces MNNSHFPADFLWGAATASFQVEGASREDGRGQSIWDIFCRQPGAVLNGDTGDVAADQYHRYPEDVALLRRLGIQAYRFSIAWPRIIPEGRGKINQKGLDYYRKLCDELHASGIQTVATLYHWDLPQPLQDEGGWVNRSTSYAFEEYAAVCFSELGGYVDRWITLNEPYCSAYLGHYMGVHAPGHRSLDETVAVIHHLNLAHGLAMQKYRETKATEPIGITWNPTTPRPATRREEDSHAADICKMLETNLFVHPVMGKGYPEAAKTYGFDFSSLSHPGDLDIISTGPLDFIGINFYNERAVSWSQSSKFNYEFEPSWEEKTDMGWPVTPSGLLRMLRIFALECPGIPLYITENGCAMADVVGENDTVDDSRRIAYLRKHFKICREAIDEGIPLSGYFLWSFMDNFEWAFGYSKRFGIVYVDYATQRRIPKNSAYYFRDVIAGYGL; this is translated from the coding sequence ATGAATAATTCCCATTTTCCTGCGGATTTTCTGTGGGGAGCTGCAACAGCTAGCTTCCAAGTTGAAGGCGCCAGCCGTGAAGATGGCCGTGGTCAGTCCATCTGGGATATATTCTGTCGTCAGCCGGGAGCCGTACTCAATGGTGACACAGGAGACGTAGCCGCCGACCAGTATCATAGATATCCTGAGGATGTCGCTTTGCTTCGTCGCTTGGGGATACAGGCATATCGGTTTTCAATAGCCTGGCCGCGCATAATTCCTGAAGGTCGGGGAAAAATTAATCAGAAGGGACTCGACTATTACAGGAAGCTCTGTGACGAACTTCACGCATCAGGCATACAGACAGTAGCGACACTTTATCACTGGGATTTGCCTCAGCCTTTACAAGATGAAGGCGGTTGGGTAAATCGCAGTACATCTTATGCCTTCGAGGAATACGCGGCTGTCTGTTTTTCCGAACTGGGAGGCTATGTTGATCGTTGGATTACATTGAACGAACCTTATTGCAGTGCATATCTGGGACACTACATGGGAGTTCATGCTCCAGGCCACCGAAGTCTGGATGAGACGGTAGCCGTAATCCATCACTTGAACCTTGCCCATGGACTGGCCATGCAAAAATACAGGGAAACAAAAGCAACGGAACCGATTGGCATAACGTGGAATCCAACGACTCCGCGTCCTGCGACACGCAGAGAGGAAGACAGCCACGCTGCCGATATCTGCAAGATGCTGGAAACGAACCTTTTTGTTCATCCGGTCATGGGAAAAGGCTATCCGGAAGCGGCGAAAACCTATGGTTTTGATTTTTCTTCTTTATCGCATCCCGGCGACCTTGACATCATCAGTACAGGGCCACTGGATTTCATTGGCATTAACTTTTACAACGAAAGAGCCGTTTCATGGTCGCAAAGCAGTAAGTTCAACTATGAGTTTGAGCCAAGCTGGGAAGAAAAGACAGATATGGGATGGCCTGTCACTCCGTCAGGTCTGTTAAGGATGTTGCGTATTTTTGCTCTGGAATGTCCTGGCATCCCGTTGTACATCACCGAAAATGGGTGTGCAATGGCTGATGTCGTCGGTGAGAATGATACAGTTGATGATTCCCGGCGAATAGCATATCTGAGAAAACATTTTAAAATCTGCCGGGAAGCGATTGATGAGGGTATTCCCCTTTCCGGATATTTTCTGTGGTCTTTCATGGACAATTTTGAGTGGGCATTCGGCTATTCCAAACGTTTCGGAATCGTGTATGTCGATTATGCCACGCAACGCCGTATACCTAAGAACAGTGCTTATTATTTCAGGGATGTCATTGCAGGATACGGTTTATGA
- a CDS encoding exodeoxyribonuclease III, with product MKKFVSWNVNGIRSCLGKGFLDYFFSTDADIFCLQETKLQEGQHDIELPDYHQYWNYAQKKGYSGTALFSKEKPVRVTFGIAPFIEDAEGRVITAEYPAYFLVCVYTPNSQRELLRLDYRMKWDDAFRAYILSLEAMKPVFVCGDLNVAHKEIDLKNPKSNVRNAGFTQEERDKFSLFLDAGFTDSFRHLYPHVIDRYSWWSYMANARAKNIGWRIDYWLTSNRYADKIHDSLIDDHIPGSDHAPVALLLDL from the coding sequence ATGAAGAAATTCGTATCGTGGAATGTCAATGGAATACGGTCATGCCTGGGCAAGGGATTTCTTGATTATTTTTTTTCCACGGATGCAGATATATTCTGCCTTCAGGAAACTAAGCTACAGGAAGGTCAGCACGACATTGAACTCCCCGACTACCACCAGTACTGGAATTATGCCCAAAAAAAAGGCTACTCAGGAACTGCTCTTTTTTCCAAGGAAAAACCTGTACGTGTCACATTTGGCATTGCGCCTTTCATTGAAGACGCGGAAGGACGGGTGATTACCGCCGAATATCCCGCTTATTTCCTTGTCTGTGTCTATACGCCTAATTCACAGCGAGAATTACTCCGTTTGGATTACCGCATGAAGTGGGATGATGCTTTTCGAGCATATATCCTGTCCCTTGAGGCTATGAAACCTGTTTTCGTATGCGGCGACCTGAATGTGGCACACAAGGAAATCGACCTTAAGAATCCTAAAAGCAATGTCAGGAACGCTGGTTTCACGCAAGAAGAACGTGACAAGTTTTCCTTGTTCCTTGATGCTGGCTTCACCGATTCGTTCCGACACCTGTATCCTCATGTCATTGACCGTTATTCCTGGTGGTCCTATATGGCCAATGCGCGGGCAAAGAACATAGGGTGGCGTATCGACTACTGGCTGACAAGCAACAGATATGCGGATAAAATCCATGACAGTCTCATTGATGACCATATCCCAGGAAGCGACCATGCACCGGTCGCGCTCCTGCTTGACCTGTAG
- the typA gene encoding translational GTPase TypA: MITQNTHIRNIAIIAHVDHGKTTLVDALFRQSGLFGNSSTERIMDSGAIERERGITISAKNCAIIWKGVKVNIIDTPGHADFGGEVERGLSMVDGVIVLVDAAEGPLPQTRFVLEKALAAGLSVIVVINKVDRADARPAEVLDEVYDLLLELDPRDDMLDVPVFYASGRSGRCGRTPDQLQPNLHLLLDGILEHVPAPRHDTDEPFQMLVSDLGYSDFLGRLAIGKVMNGSASTNDSLVCIEENTVQRSLRVTKLHTYEGNTFHEVPTVESGDIIVLAGVGDVSIGDTICTQDNPKALPRLTVDEPTVSMLFSKNISPLAGKEGKIVTSARIGDRLMKETLRNVSIRVEKNSDDTYTVKGRGEFQMAIIVEQMRREGFELCIGRPKIIFHVDSEGGKTEPIENLLVDCPEEFSGTIMDKLSRRKGMMKDITYTDTRVKMNFEVPARGLIGFRDEFLTITKGQGIMNSSLKGYFPYRGEIIDRTTGSLISDRAGNAIPYALWQLEDRGKLFIIPGDPVYEGEVIGEHNKEGDLLINPTRTKKLSNMRASGKDEAVTLVPVVKQTLEQAMQFIKEDELVEVTPLSIRMCKRILDTQQRRVFENRGVIPDFMLK, encoded by the coding sequence ATGATTACACAAAATACCCATATCCGTAATATTGCTATCATTGCGCATGTTGACCATGGCAAGACAACGCTTGTTGATGCTCTTTTCAGGCAGAGCGGACTTTTTGGCAATTCTTCTACGGAACGCATCATGGACAGCGGTGCAATTGAACGTGAGCGTGGCATCACGATAAGCGCAAAGAATTGCGCAATCATCTGGAAAGGTGTCAAGGTCAATATCATCGATACTCCGGGACATGCTGATTTCGGCGGTGAAGTCGAACGTGGACTATCCATGGTCGATGGAGTCATCGTTCTGGTCGATGCGGCGGAAGGTCCCTTACCGCAGACTCGTTTTGTTCTGGAGAAAGCCCTTGCTGCGGGTTTATCAGTCATTGTGGTCATCAACAAGGTTGACAGGGCGGACGCTCGTCCGGCTGAAGTCCTTGATGAAGTCTATGACCTGCTTCTTGAACTTGATCCACGAGACGACATGCTGGATGTGCCGGTTTTCTATGCAAGCGGACGAAGCGGCAGATGCGGACGAACTCCAGATCAACTCCAGCCGAATCTCCATTTGCTTCTTGATGGCATACTGGAACATGTCCCGGCTCCACGCCATGATACCGATGAACCTTTCCAGATGTTGGTAAGTGATCTCGGTTACAGTGACTTTCTCGGACGACTGGCTATTGGAAAGGTCATGAATGGCAGCGCGAGTACCAACGACTCCCTTGTCTGCATAGAAGAAAACACTGTGCAGAGAAGTCTGAGGGTCACCAAGCTCCATACATATGAAGGGAATACCTTTCATGAAGTCCCTACAGTTGAATCAGGTGACATCATAGTCTTGGCAGGAGTGGGAGACGTGTCAATCGGAGACACAATATGTACACAGGATAATCCCAAGGCATTGCCCCGCCTTACTGTGGATGAGCCGACAGTTTCCATGCTTTTCTCCAAGAATATCTCTCCATTAGCCGGAAAAGAAGGCAAGATAGTCACATCGGCAAGGATTGGCGACCGCCTGATGAAAGAGACCTTGCGTAATGTTTCAATCCGTGTAGAGAAAAATTCTGATGATACCTATACGGTCAAAGGGCGTGGGGAATTTCAAATGGCCATCATCGTCGAACAGATGAGGAGAGAAGGCTTTGAGCTGTGCATCGGTCGTCCCAAGATTATTTTCCACGTTGATTCAGAAGGTGGAAAAACCGAGCCTATTGAAAATCTTCTTGTTGATTGTCCCGAAGAATTCAGTGGAACCATCATGGATAAACTCTCACGTCGTAAAGGGATGATGAAGGATATCACCTATACAGATACACGGGTGAAAATGAATTTTGAAGTTCCGGCGCGTGGCTTGATTGGTTTCAGAGATGAATTTCTGACGATTACCAAAGGACAGGGAATCATGAATTCCAGCCTGAAAGGTTATTTCCCTTATAGAGGAGAGATTATCGACCGCACAACCGGTTCTTTGATTAGTGACCGCGCCGGAAATGCCATCCCCTATGCCTTGTGGCAGCTTGAGGATCGGGGAAAACTGTTCATCATTCCCGGAGACCCCGTTTACGAAGGTGAAGTCATTGGCGAGCATAACAAAGAGGGAGACTTGCTCATCAATCCCACGCGCACGAAGAAGTTGAGCAATATGCGTGCGTCTGGCAAAGATGAAGCAGTGACGCTTGTCCCTGTCGTCAAACAGACGCTGGAACAGGCCATGCAGTTCATCAAGGAAGATGAACTAGTAGAGGTTACGCCCCTGTCAATCCGCATGTGTAAGAGGATACTTGATACGCAACAGCGACGTGTTTTCGAGAACAGAGGAGTCATTCCTGATTTCATGCTGAAATAA
- a CDS encoding GNAT family N-acetyltransferase codes for MLNFSPIRPATPADAPYFYEICLKTSLAGADGSDYFQDPYMTGAYWSAPYLWHDMDLCFIAEDFSGRPAGYIVGTKDTTTYNQWLAQEWLPTIQKQYATVRAASEPEKTILSLIRKGNPGAGVWENVGYPAHLHINILPSLQGRGIGRRLMENWLGKAEEKHLQGVHFGVDARNKSAIGFYGHLGFTVLENTDHSLIFGMKLPRGEK; via the coding sequence ATGCTGAACTTCAGTCCAATCCGACCGGCGACCCCTGCGGACGCTCCTTATTTTTATGAGATATGCCTCAAGACATCACTGGCGGGAGCCGATGGATCGGATTATTTCCAAGATCCTTATATGACAGGAGCCTATTGGTCGGCTCCTTATCTCTGGCATGATATGGATCTCTGCTTCATAGCGGAAGATTTCTCCGGCAGACCGGCCGGCTACATTGTCGGGACAAAGGATACCACCACTTATAATCAATGGCTTGCCCAAGAATGGCTGCCGACCATCCAAAAACAGTACGCCACTGTTCGTGCCGCCTCAGAACCTGAGAAAACCATCTTATCACTCATCAGAAAAGGGAATCCGGGAGCTGGGGTATGGGAAAACGTCGGCTACCCCGCCCATCTTCATATAAATATCCTTCCCTCATTGCAAGGTCGGGGAATCGGTCGCCGTCTTATGGAAAACTGGCTGGGGAAAGCTGAGGAGAAACATTTGCAAGGCGTCCATTTTGGAGTCGATGCGCGAAACAAAAGCGCCATAGGTTTCTACGGTCATCTTGGTTTCACGGTTCTGGAAAACACAGATCATTCGCTGATTTTCGGCATGAAGCTGCCCCGCGGAGAAAAATAA
- a CDS encoding alpha/beta fold hydrolase yields the protein MNILINGINLYYEEYGSGIPVLCLHGFYVDSHLMKGCLEPVFESKIGYKRIYLDLVGMGKTPSHKSVINSDDMLKIVNAFINKIIGDASFILFGESYGGYLSLGLVKALKDKILGLFLICPCTIGDKERRNLPPKQIVKQESFAVNTVDKNNYSSFLKMAVIANQYTWNRYKKEILVGINNADVPYLDFIYSNGYALSCESEFCLIEFNNPTTILLGKQDHIVGYKDALRLESNFSRSSFAIIDSTGHNMQIEKPELFSGFVEEFLRNFS from the coding sequence ATGAATATTTTAATAAATGGCATCAATTTGTATTATGAAGAATATGGCTCTGGCATACCAGTATTATGCCTGCATGGTTTTTATGTGGATAGTCATTTAATGAAAGGTTGTTTAGAGCCTGTTTTTGAAAGTAAAATTGGCTACAAAAGAATATATTTAGATTTGGTTGGCATGGGAAAGACTCCTTCACATAAGTCTGTTATAAATTCTGATGATATGCTGAAAATAGTAAATGCCTTCATCAATAAAATCATCGGCGATGCCAGTTTTATTCTTTTCGGAGAATCTTATGGGGGTTATTTATCATTGGGGTTAGTGAAAGCTTTAAAAGATAAAATTTTAGGATTATTTTTAATTTGCCCATGCACTATAGGCGACAAAGAAAGAAGGAATCTCCCACCAAAACAAATAGTGAAACAGGAATCTTTTGCCGTGAATACGGTAGACAAGAATAATTACAGCTCTTTTTTGAAGATGGCTGTTATTGCAAACCAGTATACATGGAACAGATATAAGAAAGAAATATTAGTAGGGATAAACAATGCAGACGTCCCTTACTTGGATTTTATTTATAGTAATGGGTATGCATTGTCTTGTGAAAGTGAGTTCTGTTTAATTGAATTTAATAATCCTACTACTATTTTGTTAGGCAAACAGGATCATATTGTTGGTTACAAAGATGCTTTAAGGTTAGAATCAAATTTTTCAAGAAGCAGCTTCGCAATTATAGATTCAACAGGACATAACATGCAAATTGAAAAACCGGAGTTATTTTCTGGTTTTGTAGAAGAATTTTTAAGGAACTTTTCATAG
- a CDS encoding MBL fold metallo-hydrolase RNA specificity domain-containing protein, protein MKISFYGAARHVTGSCFMLSADGMNILIDCGLAQGTDERVQGDELPFKAETVDVMLLTHAHIDHSGRIPLLVKEGFSGAIYATEATRNLCEIMLADSAHIQQMETEWQNRKQRRAGKPAVEPLYTTADAEKSMELFRECRYGEVMELSAHVSVRFIDAGHLLGSASMEITVKENGEERIFVFSGDIGNFDQPLIQDPQYPKKADYVIVESTYGDRLHGGSGSGKPGSQKATTIARAQDLADIIAETFAQGGNVVIPAFAVGRTQEILYFLRYMLDHKLNGLQDVPVFVDSPLSVKATRIFATSMEFFDDEALELAKKGHNPILFPSLVTITDANDSKALNFRNEPAVIISSSGMCEAGRIKHHLKHNLWRPESCIVFSGYQAEGTLGRSILDGAQHVTIFGEQIDVKARVRKLEGVSGHADQNGLLRWLSAFADAPRHVFVVHGDSDVAPWFAGFLKAELGLRAYAPKFLESFDVLADKLPETPPSEFTSPQLRILAEAFTALSAGQKDVESIIQRLAKAADAPGLLTNRKKTLRLANAIQRLTSDLEYLKIKWDKDASA, encoded by the coding sequence GTGAAAATTTCTTTCTATGGCGCAGCGCGTCATGTCACTGGTAGTTGTTTCATGCTTTCAGCGGATGGAATGAATATTCTTATCGATTGTGGGCTTGCGCAGGGTACTGATGAGCGCGTCCAAGGCGATGAACTTCCATTCAAGGCGGAAACCGTAGATGTCATGCTCCTGACCCATGCCCATATTGATCATAGCGGACGTATTCCTCTTCTGGTAAAGGAAGGGTTCTCCGGAGCAATCTATGCTACCGAAGCCACCCGTAACTTATGTGAAATCATGCTGGCAGACAGCGCACATATCCAGCAAATGGAAACGGAATGGCAGAACCGGAAGCAAAGGCGGGCAGGCAAGCCTGCGGTTGAACCCCTCTATACCACTGCTGACGCAGAAAAATCCATGGAGTTGTTCAGGGAATGCCGGTATGGGGAAGTCATGGAGCTTTCTGCCCATGTCTCCGTGCGCTTCATTGATGCCGGACACCTTCTTGGTTCCGCCTCCATGGAAATAACGGTCAAGGAAAACGGAGAGGAACGTATTTTTGTTTTCAGCGGCGATATCGGAAATTTCGACCAGCCTCTGATACAAGACCCCCAGTATCCCAAGAAAGCTGATTATGTCATTGTTGAATCCACGTATGGGGACAGGCTGCATGGTGGCTCCGGTTCCGGCAAGCCAGGAAGTCAGAAGGCAACTACCATAGCCCGCGCACAGGATCTTGCGGATATCATTGCTGAAACCTTCGCCCAAGGCGGGAATGTCGTGATTCCTGCTTTTGCCGTGGGACGGACACAGGAAATCCTTTATTTCCTCCGTTACATGCTGGATCATAAGCTCAACGGGCTACAGGATGTACCAGTCTTCGTCGATAGCCCGCTTTCCGTCAAGGCAACGCGCATCTTTGCGACCAGCATGGAATTTTTTGATGATGAAGCTCTGGAATTGGCGAAAAAAGGACACAATCCTATCCTTTTCCCCAGTCTTGTTACCATCACTGATGCCAATGATTCCAAGGCGCTGAATTTCAGGAATGAACCTGCGGTCATCATATCCTCAAGCGGCATGTGTGAAGCCGGGCGCATCAAGCACCATCTCAAACATAATCTCTGGCGACCGGAATCATGTATCGTGTTTTCAGGCTACCAGGCAGAAGGTACTTTGGGTCGTTCCATCCTTGACGGAGCCCAGCATGTCACTATTTTCGGTGAGCAGATTGATGTAAAGGCACGAGTGAGGAAACTTGAAGGGGTAAGCGGTCATGCCGACCAGAATGGTTTGCTCAGATGGCTTTCAGCGTTTGCAGATGCTCCCCGCCACGTGTTTGTGGTTCATGGTGATTCCGATGTCGCTCCTTGGTTCGCCGGTTTCTTGAAGGCAGAACTGGGACTCCGGGCGTATGCGCCTAAATTCCTTGAATCCTTCGATGTGCTTGCCGATAAACTGCCCGAAACCCCGCCATCTGAATTTACGTCACCGCAGCTCAGGATTCTTGCCGAAGCCTTTACAGCTTTGTCAGCAGGGCAGAAGGATGTGGAATCCATCATACAGCGACTTGCAAAGGCTGCGGATGCTCCGGGGCTTCTCACAAACCGCAAGAAAACCTTGCGTCTGGCAAATGCCATACAACGCCTGACCAGCGATTTGGAATACCTGAAGATAAAATGGGACAAGGATGCTTCCGCCTGA
- a CDS encoding PTS sugar transporter subunit IIA, translating to MNIVDVLDKNLIKIPLAGNDANTVIEEMVGLLSDALNLGKDAQDDILQAIKRREALGSTGLGKGVAVPHAKTSAVQSVKLVIGVTSHPVDFNAPDNEPVSLFFLVVAPPAALSSHVEVLASIARTCSSAVMMKHIKNAHSADAMYSLFRE from the coding sequence ATGAATATAGTTGATGTACTTGATAAGAACTTGATAAAAATCCCCCTTGCCGGCAATGATGCTAATACCGTCATTGAAGAAATGGTCGGATTGCTCTCAGATGCCCTGAACTTGGGAAAGGATGCGCAGGATGATATTCTTCAGGCCATCAAGCGTCGCGAAGCATTGGGCAGTACGGGCTTGGGAAAGGGAGTCGCCGTTCCTCATGCCAAGACATCAGCGGTGCAATCCGTGAAGTTGGTCATCGGCGTCACATCACATCCCGTGGATTTCAACGCTCCTGATAACGAGCCTGTCTCGCTTTTTTTTCTTGTCGTCGCTCCGCCCGCAGCCTTGTCTTCCCATGTCGAGGTGCTTGCCTCGATTGCCCGGACATGTTCTTCCGCGGTGATGATGAAACATATCAAGAATGCTCATAGCGCGGATGCGATGTATAGTCTTTTCAGGGAGTAA
- a CDS encoding universal stress protein — translation MTVPFQRMLVYIDGSEGSTAALMYAILLAQGTGAELEAIYVVNTKAVSELVKAHIFIDSERTEYLEDLEEDADRQLRHAVKLARSKGVTLVPVKKSGSTPHEVFTCVKDDKIDLLLLCGLTEIRSRRDELISDVDRIIRLVSCPVLLIHDIDDVWMKFEQDVM, via the coding sequence ATGACAGTTCCTTTTCAAAGGATGCTCGTGTATATCGATGGATCAGAAGGCTCTACGGCAGCGCTGATGTACGCCATACTTCTTGCGCAAGGCACAGGAGCCGAGCTGGAAGCAATCTATGTGGTCAATACCAAAGCTGTCAGTGAACTGGTGAAAGCTCATATTTTCATTGACAGCGAGCGGACGGAATATTTGGAGGATCTGGAGGAGGACGCCGATCGCCAGTTGCGTCACGCAGTCAAGCTTGCCCGTTCGAAGGGAGTAACCCTTGTGCCGGTGAAAAAGTCGGGTTCTACTCCTCATGAAGTCTTCACGTGCGTAAAGGATGATAAAATCGATCTTCTGTTACTGTGCGGCCTGACAGAAATCAGAAGCCGCAGGGACGAATTGATTAGTGATGTAGATCGGATTATCCGACTTGTATCCTGTCCTGTCCTGCTCATTCATGATATCGATGATGTGTGGATGAAGTTCGAGCAGGATGTCATGTGA
- a CDS encoding V-type ATP synthase subunit D: protein MARMIAPTRSNLMRLTEELSFSRSGHELLDQKRSILVVELLTLVDQAADYQNRVDQALSEASQALQDSVMDMGRLTVGNLAGAVNISASIEVGERRVMGVRLPRVETTFSDKGPYFSAEGTSLRSEIAISKYRDALKLMGRMAELKVSIMRLAREVKKTIRKVNALEKILIPETQEALALTKSRIEEAERENFVLMKNVKDRLERVTTMDKTLAT from the coding sequence ATGGCACGCATGATAGCACCGACAAGAAGCAATCTCATGAGGCTCACCGAAGAACTGTCCTTTTCACGTTCCGGCCATGAACTGCTTGACCAGAAACGTTCCATTCTGGTCGTCGAGTTGCTGACTCTCGTTGACCAGGCGGCGGACTATCAGAATCGGGTTGACCAGGCATTGTCCGAAGCTTCGCAGGCACTTCAGGATTCCGTGATGGACATGGGACGGTTGACGGTCGGCAATCTCGCCGGGGCGGTGAACATCAGCGCAAGCATTGAAGTCGGGGAACGTCGCGTCATGGGGGTCAGGCTCCCCCGTGTAGAAACGACATTTTCCGATAAAGGCCCCTATTTCAGTGCGGAAGGTACAAGTTTGCGTTCTGAAATCGCCATCTCGAAGTATCGAGATGCGCTGAAACTCATGGGACGGATGGCTGAACTGAAAGTTTCAATCATGAGACTTGCGCGGGAAGTAAAGAAGACGATTCGCAAGGTGAATGCCTTGGAAAAAATCCTGATTCCTGAGACCCAGGAGGCTCTTGCTCTGACGAAAAGCCGGATTGAGGAAGCTGAACGCGAAAACTTTGTCTTGATGAAGAATGTCAAAGATCGGCTGGAACGAGTCACGACCATGGACAAAACACTGGCGACGTGA